GCTGCTGGCCCTGGCCATCGCGGTGGCCGGGCTCGCGCTGCTGCTGACCGGGCTGGTCCCGGACACGGCGACCGTGCTGTTCCTGGCGCTGCTCGCCGGCGGCGCCGCGGGTGTGGCGGCCAACACCGGGCACGTCCTGCTGGACCAGGAGACCGAGGAGTTCCGCCGGGCCCGGGTCACCGCGCACCTCCAGGCCGTGGTCCGGGTGGCCGTGGCCGTCGGGGCGGTCGCCGCTCCGCTGCTGGCCGCGGCGATCGGCCCGCACCGGCTGGGCGGGGGCCAGGTCGTCCTCGCGCACGGCGGCGCCGCCTACACCCTGATGCTGGTCGGCGCGCTGCTGCTGCCCGTCGCGGTGGTGGTCCTCGCCAAGGCCGACGACCGCGGCGGCGTACCGCTGCGCCGCGACCTGCGCGAGGCGCTGCGCGGCGGGGAGCCCGTCCAGGCCCCCTCCACGACCGGGTTCTTCATCGCGCTGGAGGGCGGCGACGGAGCCGGCAAGTCCACCCAGGTCGAGGCGCTGGCCGACTGGATACGGGGCAAGGGCCACGAGGTCGTCGTGACCCGGGAGCCGGGCGCCACCCCGGTCGGCAAGCGGCTCCGCTCGATCCTGCTGGACATCTCCTCCGCCGGACTGTCGAACCGCGCCGAGGCCCTGCTGTACGCCGCCGACCGCGCGGAGCACGTGGACACAGTGGTCCGGCCCGCCCTGGAGCGGGGTGCGGTGGTCATCTCCGACCGCTACATCGACTCCTCGGTGGCCTACCAGGGCGCCGGGCGGGACCTGTCCCCGACCGAGATCGCCCGTATCTCCCGCTGGGCCACCGACGGACTCGTGCCGAACCTGACCGTGCTGCTCGACGTGTCCCCGGAGACCGCGCGGGAGCGGTTCACGGAGGCCCCGGACCGGCTGGAGTCCGAGCCGACGGAGTTCCACCAGCGGGTGCGGGCCGGCTTCCTGACCCTCGCCGCGTCCGACCCCGGGCGCTACCTGGTGGTCGACGCGGGGCAGGACCCCGGCTCGGTGGCCACCGTCGTACGGCACCGCCTGGACCGGATGCTCCCGCTCTCCGAGGCGGAGGTGGCCGCGCAGATCGAGGCCCGGCGGCTCGCGGAGGAGGAGGCCCGGCGCAAGGCCGAGGAGGAGGCCGCGCGCAAGGCGGAGGAAGCCCGGCTGAAGGCCGAGGAGGAGGCCAGGCTGGCCCGCGAGGCCGAGGAGGCCCGGCTGCGCGCCGAGGCCGAGGCGGCCCGCCGGGCGGAGGAGGAGCGGATCAGGGCCGAGGAGGAGGCCCGGGCCCGGGCCGAGGCCGAGCGGCTGCGCGCGGCGGCCGAGGAGAAGGCCCGCGCCGCCGAGCAGGAGCGGATCCGGCTCCAGGAGGCGGAGGAGGCCCGGCTGCGCGCCGAGGCGCAGGAGCGCCGGCTGGAGAAGCAGCGGCGGGCGGAGGAGGCCCTGCTGCGGGCGGAGGAGGCGCGCCGGCTCGCGGCGGCCTCGGCTGCTGCCGCGGCGGCGGCCACGGCTTCGGCGGCGGCTGCTGCGGAGCCTGCTGCTGCGCCTGACGCTTCGGAGCCCGCTGCTTCGGAGCCCGCGCCGAAGGTCGTGATGCGCAAGGAGCCGCTCCCGGACGATGCGATCACCGTCGAGACCCCGGTGGTACGGCGGTTCGTACAGCCCGACGACGTGACCCAGACCGTTCCCGTGCCCAAGCTCGACCCGCGCGCCCCCCGCCCGGTGGACGAGACGGCCGTACTGCCGGCCGTACGCCCCGACGCACCGGCCGCTCCGCCGGCCGGGCGGACCCGGCCGGCGGAGCGGCCGACGGCCCGCCACTCGCAGGAGAGCCCGGCCGACCGGGTGCCGCCGGGCATCTTCCGGGACGCCGGGAACGACGTGACCCGCGAGCTCCCGATGGTCGGGGACGACGGCCGGCCGCGCCGGGCCCCGTCCGACTGGGCCGAGGCGACCCCGATGGACGACCTGCCGACCCTGGCGGACGAGCTGCTGGGCCCGCGCCCGGACGACGAGGACGGCCAGGACGGCCAGGGCGAGCAGGGCAGGCCGCGCCGCCGCCGCTGACCCCGGCGCGAGGCACCGCTGGCGGGCTCGCGGGCGGGATTGTCAGTGGCGGGCGCCACAATGTGAGCAGGCAGTATCCACGGAGAGTGAAAGGCGGTGGGCGGCATGCCCGTGTGGGACGACCTGGTGGGACAGGAGCGCGTGCGGACGCAGCTGGCCGCCGCCGCCCGCGACGCCGATGCCCTGGTCACCGCCGTCACGACCGGGACCCCGCCGCCGCCCGCGTCCAAGATGACCCACGCCTGGCTGTTCACCGGGCCGCCCGGCTCCGGCCGGGCCACCGCCGCCCGCGCCTTCGCGGCGGCCCTCCAGTGCGTCAGCCCGGACCGCGCCCTCGGCGGTGAACCGGGTTGCGGCTTCTGCGACGGCTGCCACACCACGATGGCCGGGACCCATGCCGACGTGGAGATCGTCCGCACCGATCTGCTGTCCATCGGCGTGAAGGAGACCCGGGACCTGGTCCGCCGGGCCCAGCTCTCGCCGGCCGTGGGGCGCTGGCAGGTCATCGTCCTGGAGGACGCCGACCGGCTCACCGAAGGCGCGGGGAACGTGCTGCTCAAGGCCGTGGAGGAGCCCGCTCCGCGGACGGTGTGGCTGCTGTGCGCGCCCTCGCTGGAGGATGTGCTGCCCACCATCCGCTCCCGCTGTCGGCACCTGAGCCTGACCACCCCGTCCGTGGCGGCGGTGGCCGAGGTGCTGGTGCGGCGTGACGGCGTGGAGCCCGCCGCCGCTGCCGCGGCGGCCCGCGCGACCCAGGGCCACATCGACCGGGCCCGCCGGCTCGCCACCGACGAGGCCGCCCGGACCCGGCGCGCCACCGTCCTCAAGCTCCCCCTGCGGGTGGACGACGTGGGCGGCTGCCTCAAGGCGGCGCAGGAGCTGGTCGACGCCGCCGCCGAGGACGCCAAGCAGGTCGCGGAGGAGGTCGACACCAAGGAGACCGAGGAGCTGAGGGCCGCGCTCGGCGCCGGAGCCGGCGCGGGCGGCCGCCTGCCGCGGGGCACCGCCGGGGTGATGAAGGACCTCGAGGACCGCCAGAAGCGCCGCCGCACCAGGACCCAGCGCGACAGCCTCGACCTCGCCCTCACCGACCTCACGGGCTTCTACCGGGACGTGCTGGCCCTCCAGCTCGGCTCGGCGCTGGCCATCGCCAATGAGGACATACGGCCGGACCTCGACCGGATCGCCCGCGCCTCCGGCCCCGAGCGCACGCTGCGGCGTATCGAGGCGATCATCGCCTGCCGGGAGGCCCTCGACCGGAATGTGGCGCCGCTGCTCGCGGTGGAGGCCATGACGATGGCGCTGCGCGCGGGCTGACCGGCTCACCTACCCGGTTCACCCGTACGAGCGGTCCCGGGCGGGGTGCCGCGAAGGGCCGGTCCGGGTGGGGCGCCCGGTCCGCCCCCGGTCGGCGGACGGCTGCGCGGATCGCGCACGCCTTCCGGACGCCGGACGGGGGCCGCTGCCAGCACGTAGGCTCCCCGCATGGACACGAGGCGCCTGCTGCGTACCACCGGGACCGTGATCGCAGCCGGCGGGCTGCTGATCTCCGGGTGCACCTCCGGGGGGCCGGACGTGGCCTCGGCCGAGCCGAGCGCCGTCCCCGCGGCCCTGCGCCCGTACTACGAGCAGAAGCTGAACTGGCGCGACTGCGGTGTCCCCGGCTTCCAGTGCTCCACCCTGAAGGCGCCGCTGGACTACGCGGACCCCGGCTCCGGCCAGGACGTCGAGCTCGCCGTTGCCCGACGCCCGGCCACCGGCCCGGGCAAGCGCCTGGGCTCCCTGGTGGTCAACCCCGGCGGACCCGGCGGTTCCGGCATCGGCTACCTCCAGGCGTACGCGGGCATCGGCTACCCGGCGGCCGTGCGCGCCCAGTACGACATGGTCTCCTTCGACCCGCGCGGGGTCGCCCGCAGCAGCCCCGTCGAGTGCCTGACCGGCCCGGGGATGGACCGGTTCACCCAGGTCGACCAGACGCCGGACGACCAGGAGGAGCGGGCCCGGCTGGTGGCCGCGTTCAAGGAGTTCGCGGCGGGCTGCGAGACGCGCTCGCAGCGGGTCCTGCCGCACGTCTCCACCGTGGACGCCGCCCGGGACATGGACATGCTGCGCGGGGTGCTGGGCGACGAGAAGCTGAACTACGTCGGAGCCTCGTACGGCACCTTCCTCGGCGCCACGTACGCGGACCTCTTCCCGGGGCGCGTGGGCCGGCTGGTCCTGGACGGCGCGATGGACCCCTCGCGCTCGGCGGTCGACCTCAACCGCGACCAGACGGCGGGCTTCGAGACGGCCTTCCGCTCCTTCGCGAAGGACTGCGCGAAGCAGCCCGACTGCCCGCTGGGCAAGGGCGGTCCGGACGCGGTGGCGGAGCGCCTGAAGGAGTTCTTCCGCAAGGTCGACGCCCAGCCGGTCCCCTCGGGCGACCCAGCCCGCCCGCTGGGCGAGGCACTCGCGACGACGGGCGTGATCGCGGCGCTGTACGACGAGAGCGCCTGGCCGCAGCTGCGGGAGTCCCTCGCCGACGCGATGAAGGGCGACGGGGCCGGCCTGCTGGCCCTCGCCGACAGCTACTACGAGCGCGAGGCGGACGGCACGTACGCCAACCTCATGTACGCCAACGCCGCCGTGAACTGCCTCGACCAGCCCCCGGCCTTCAGCGGCCCGGAAGCGGTGGACGCCGCGCTGCCCTCCTTCCAGAAGGCCTCCCCGGTCTTCGGCGAGGGGCTGGCCTGGGCCTCGCTGAACTGCGCGTACTGGCCGGTGAAGGCAACGGGCTCGGCGAAGCCCCTGAAGGCGGCGGGTGCGGCCCCGATCGTGGTGGTCGGCACGACGCGCGACCCGGCGACCCCGTACAAGTGGGCCCAGGCCCTGGCCGGCCAGCTCGACTCGGGCACCCTCCTCACGTACGACGGCGACGGCCACACGGCGTACGGCCGCGGCAGCGAGTGCGTCGACAACGCGATCAACCGCTACCTCCTGGAGGGCCACCCCCCGGCGTCCGGCAAGCGCTGCTGACCCCCTCCAGCCCCGGTTCGGGGCACCCGGTTTAACCCTGTAGACTTGGCGCCGCTGCTGATGAGAGCCTCCCTCCAAGGGAACTCCTGTCTTCGCAGCGGTGCCGCCTTAGCTCAGTTGGCCAGAGCAACGCACTCGTAATGCGTAGGTCTCGGGTTCGAATCCCGAAGGCGGCTCTGTAGAACCCCCAGGACTCACTCGCCGTGACCTGGGGGTTTTGCTATTTCCGGGGCCGGTCGGCGCATGCGGAGGCTGGGGCCCGAAACCCCGTGCGTGAGCGATGCGTGAGCGGAGGGGCCGTCAGCCCTTCTTAGCGGCCTTCTTGGCCTTGCCCTTCCTCTTCCCCTTGGCCTTCGCCTTCTCGGCGTGCCTGGCCTTCTTGGCGGCCTTGCGGGCCTGCTCTTCCTGCTCCGCCTTGCGTTGGAGGGGGACCAGCTTGGCGGTGGCCTCGGCTGCGCTCTTGCCGACGTGGGGGAGCACGCTCTGGTAGATGTCGCGCGTGATCCGGGTGTCGCTGTGGCCGAGGGTGTCCGACACGATCTTGATGTCGATGTCGGCCGCCAACATGAGCGTCGCCGCGCCGTGACGGAGATCGTGCAGCCGGATCGGCGGCAGCCCGGAGGCCGCGACGAGCCGCTCGAAGAGGTCGGTGACCTTGCCCGGGTGGAGCCAGGAGCCGTCCTCCTGGGTGAAGACGAGCCCGGTGTTCACCCAGGCCGCCCCCCACTCCGCGCGGTCGGCTTCCTGCTGCTTGCGGTGCCGCTCCAGGACGCCGACGGTGTCGTCGTCGAGCGCGACGACGCGGAAGCCGCTGTCCGTCTTCGGCTCGGACGCCTCGACCCCCCAGCCATCCTGGACGAGCTGCCCCGTCACGGTGAGGGAGTGGCGGTCGAGATTGGTCTCCGACCAGGGCTGCCCGCACGCCTCCCCGCGCCGCAGGCCGCGGAAGGCGATGAGGTGCCACATGGCGTACAGCCGATCGCCTGCGACGAAGTCGAGGAAAGCGCCTGTCTGTTCCGGCGTCCAGACCATCACCGGGGAGGGCTTCTCACCGGTCTGCTCCCACTTGGCGACCCGCTCGTCCGTCCACACCAGCGCCTTCGGCTTGCGCACCGGATCGATCTCTACGTGGGCCGCCGGGTTGAACGTGATGATCTGCTGCCCGATCGCATCGTTCAGGGACGCGCGGAGCGTCGCCTTCACGTGCTGGCGCGTCGCCGGACCTGTCACCCGGCGGAAGGCCGGCATCGCGTCGAGCGCCGCCTTCAGCGCCTTCCGGCGAGCACGGTTCTCGCCGCCCTTCCAAGGGATCGTCGCCAACTCCTCTACGGCAGCGCGTCGCTGGGCGTTCTGCTCCAAGACCTCGGCGTTGCCGTCGGCGATGGCCGTGAACATCTCGCTCAGGTGGCTGACCCGTAGCCGGTCGAGGCGCCGGTGCCCGATGCGCGGCTTGAGGTGCACGCGGATGTCGGTCTCGTACCGGCTGATGCCCGACTTCCGGATCCGCTTGCCCGCCAGCCAGCGGTTCAGCCACTCGGCGACGGTCAGGCTGCCGACGAGATCCTGGCCGGCCTTGAGCCGCCGCCGGGTCTCCTCCACGTCGGGCAGGGGCAGCTTCTCGCCGCTGACTTCGGCGAGCATCTCAGCGACCAGCTGTATGCCTTCGGGGTCGTCGGCGTCTGCGAGTCCCAGGAGGGCTCGTACGTGGTCGAGGTCGGCCTGGGCCGCCTTGAGGCTGCTGTACCCGCCACGGGCGAAGGATCGCCGGCTGCCGTCCTCGTGGGGCGGCAGCTCCTGGCGTATGGAGTAGGTGCAGTGGTTCCTGCTGTTGCGCTTGGGACAGGAACTGCCGAGTTCCTTGCCGGTCTTGGGGTCACGGCAGGAGCAGCGGCGGTAGGTGGAGCCCTTCAAATGTTGTCCTCGTCGTCGGTGTCGGTGTCGGGTACGTCGATGTCGGTGAGTGCCGGTGGCAGTTCTGGCGGAGTGGCGCCCTCTTCGCGGATGTCCTCGCGGAGGCCAAGGAGGCTCCACTTGGCCTCGTCGGCACGCTTGGCGTAGTCGTCCTTCCTGCGTTCGGCTTCCTCGCGTTGGGTGGGTGTGGTCGCCGTCTTCGCTGCGAACTCAGCCCGCTCTGTCTCGCGTAGGGCGGCTTCGACAGTGCGGACCAGGCTGGCGTGGCGGTTGAAGTC
The Streptomyces sp. NBC_00091 genome window above contains:
- the tmk gene encoding dTMP kinase, with translation MTRAEQPTAVTASENPTYDEALAADSRERAVRALLRTPGLRRLWSAQLVSGIGDALALLVLVLLTLQAAVTAGTESMFGSGYRGAAFAVAAVFAVRVLATVLFGAVLLGPLAQLTAPGGKLDRRWTMVGADALRIGLFVVAPLWLDWIPAHATTALLATVFVSGAAERVWTLAKESAAPALLPAPPPEGATVRPLPDHLDALRRLTLRTAFAALPVAAAALLVATLIGRALGLGVAWFAAHQAALGSYVAAGLFAASVSLLVPLVLPAAKTPRPRSPLEGLRAPRAGDRPEKGRTGAIPLLVLACAAVAGAVACAASVSVLHAFDLGGGPSAYALLVLALVGGTALGIRATQAGKVLPGLSPRRLLALAIAVAGLALLLTGLVPDTATVLFLALLAGGAAGVAANTGHVLLDQETEEFRRARVTAHLQAVVRVAVAVGAVAAPLLAAAIGPHRLGGGQVVLAHGGAAYTLMLVGALLLPVAVVVLAKADDRGGVPLRRDLREALRGGEPVQAPSTTGFFIALEGGDGAGKSTQVEALADWIRGKGHEVVVTREPGATPVGKRLRSILLDISSAGLSNRAEALLYAADRAEHVDTVVRPALERGAVVISDRYIDSSVAYQGAGRDLSPTEIARISRWATDGLVPNLTVLLDVSPETARERFTEAPDRLESEPTEFHQRVRAGFLTLAASDPGRYLVVDAGQDPGSVATVVRHRLDRMLPLSEAEVAAQIEARRLAEEEARRKAEEEAARKAEEARLKAEEEARLAREAEEARLRAEAEAARRAEEERIRAEEEARARAEAERLRAAAEEKARAAEQERIRLQEAEEARLRAEAQERRLEKQRRAEEALLRAEEARRLAAASAAAAAAATASAAAAAEPAAAPDASEPAASEPAPKVVMRKEPLPDDAITVETPVVRRFVQPDDVTQTVPVPKLDPRAPRPVDETAVLPAVRPDAPAAPPAGRTRPAERPTARHSQESPADRVPPGIFRDAGNDVTRELPMVGDDGRPRRAPSDWAEATPMDDLPTLADELLGPRPDDEDGQDGQGEQGRPRRRR
- a CDS encoding DNA polymerase III subunit delta'; the protein is MPVWDDLVGQERVRTQLAAAARDADALVTAVTTGTPPPPASKMTHAWLFTGPPGSGRATAARAFAAALQCVSPDRALGGEPGCGFCDGCHTTMAGTHADVEIVRTDLLSIGVKETRDLVRRAQLSPAVGRWQVIVLEDADRLTEGAGNVLLKAVEEPAPRTVWLLCAPSLEDVLPTIRSRCRHLSLTTPSVAAVAEVLVRRDGVEPAAAAAAARATQGHIDRARRLATDEAARTRRATVLKLPLRVDDVGGCLKAAQELVDAAAEDAKQVAEEVDTKETEELRAALGAGAGAGGRLPRGTAGVMKDLEDRQKRRRTRTQRDSLDLALTDLTGFYRDVLALQLGSALAIANEDIRPDLDRIARASGPERTLRRIEAIIACREALDRNVAPLLAVEAMTMALRAG
- a CDS encoding alpha/beta hydrolase translates to MDTRRLLRTTGTVIAAGGLLISGCTSGGPDVASAEPSAVPAALRPYYEQKLNWRDCGVPGFQCSTLKAPLDYADPGSGQDVELAVARRPATGPGKRLGSLVVNPGGPGGSGIGYLQAYAGIGYPAAVRAQYDMVSFDPRGVARSSPVECLTGPGMDRFTQVDQTPDDQEERARLVAAFKEFAAGCETRSQRVLPHVSTVDAARDMDMLRGVLGDEKLNYVGASYGTFLGATYADLFPGRVGRLVLDGAMDPSRSAVDLNRDQTAGFETAFRSFAKDCAKQPDCPLGKGGPDAVAERLKEFFRKVDAQPVPSGDPARPLGEALATTGVIAALYDESAWPQLRESLADAMKGDGAGLLALADSYYEREADGTYANLMYANAAVNCLDQPPAFSGPEAVDAALPSFQKASPVFGEGLAWASLNCAYWPVKATGSAKPLKAAGAAPIVVVGTTRDPATPYKWAQALAGQLDSGTLLTYDGDGHTAYGRGSECVDNAINRYLLEGHPPASGKRC
- a CDS encoding site-specific integrase, which gives rise to MKGSTYRRCSCRDPKTGKELGSSCPKRNSRNHCTYSIRQELPPHEDGSRRSFARGGYSSLKAAQADLDHVRALLGLADADDPEGIQLVAEMLAEVSGEKLPLPDVEETRRRLKAGQDLVGSLTVAEWLNRWLAGKRIRKSGISRYETDIRVHLKPRIGHRRLDRLRVSHLSEMFTAIADGNAEVLEQNAQRRAAVEELATIPWKGGENRARRKALKAALDAMPAFRRVTGPATRQHVKATLRASLNDAIGQQIITFNPAAHVEIDPVRKPKALVWTDERVAKWEQTGEKPSPVMVWTPEQTGAFLDFVAGDRLYAMWHLIAFRGLRRGEACGQPWSETNLDRHSLTVTGQLVQDGWGVEASEPKTDSGFRVVALDDDTVGVLERHRKQQEADRAEWGAAWVNTGLVFTQEDGSWLHPGKVTDLFERLVAASGLPPIRLHDLRHGAATLMLAADIDIKIVSDTLGHSDTRITRDIYQSVLPHVGKSAAEATAKLVPLQRKAEQEEQARKAAKKARHAEKAKAKGKRKGKAKKAAKKG